A genomic segment from Nitratiruptor sp. YY08-10 encodes:
- a CDS encoding glycosyltransferase family 2 protein, with protein sequence MSDISVIIPIFNEEKYIAKCLDSIIEQEYPKEKMEVLLIDGGSSDKTIDIIKQYQEKYPFFRLLHNSKKIVPTAMNIGIKNAKGEYIIRLDAHSSYPKDYLRKLIYWHKKLGADNVGGIVVTKVKNKTKTSNAIKNVLSDRLGVGSTFRSGVDAIKEVDTVPFGCYKKEIFNKIGLYDERLVRNQDIELNKRLKKMGGKIYLIPDIKATYYARETFKDLAKNSFENGKWNILTAYYTKTLSSLSLRHFIPLLFVLALLMSAVLSFFFSWLGYLFLFLLAFYLTIITLRSLQIKKDTSLLHQVLAFLVLHFSYGFGSLAGLLDVLEMNIKGQK encoded by the coding sequence GTGAGTGATATCTCTGTGATCATTCCTATATTCAACGAAGAAAAATATATCGCTAAATGTCTGGATTCCATTATCGAGCAAGAGTATCCCAAGGAGAAAATGGAAGTTTTACTCATCGATGGCGGAAGCAGCGATAAGACGATCGATATCATCAAACAATATCAAGAAAAATATCCATTTTTTAGACTTTTGCACAATTCCAAAAAAATTGTCCCAACTGCTATGAACATAGGCATAAAAAATGCAAAAGGAGAGTATATTATCCGACTTGATGCACACTCTTCTTATCCAAAAGATTACTTACGAAAACTCATCTACTGGCATAAAAAATTAGGTGCGGACAATGTTGGCGGGATAGTCGTCACCAAAGTCAAAAACAAAACAAAAACATCCAACGCCATAAAAAATGTCTTAAGCGACAGACTTGGTGTAGGAAGCACCTTTCGAAGCGGAGTGGATGCAATTAAAGAAGTAGATACTGTTCCCTTTGGGTGTTATAAAAAAGAGATTTTCAATAAAATTGGACTTTATGATGAGCGTCTTGTGCGCAATCAAGATATAGAGCTTAACAAGCGACTCAAAAAAATGGGTGGTAAAATCTATTTAATTCCTGATATAAAGGCCACCTATTATGCGAGGGAGACTTTTAAAGATTTGGCCAAAAACAGTTTTGAGAATGGAAAATGGAATATTTTAACGGCATATTACACAAAAACGCTCTCCTCTTTATCTTTGCGCCACTTTATCCCTCTTCTTTTTGTTTTGGCGTTACTTATGAGTGCGGTTTTGAGCTTTTTTTTCTCATGGTTGGGCTATCTATTTTTATTTTTACTCGCTTTTTATTTGACTATAATTACACTACGAAGTTTGCAAATCAAAAAAGATACCTCGCTTTTGCATCAGGTGCTAGCTTTTTTGGTGCTGCATTTTAGTTATGGATTTGGAAGTTTGGCGGGATTGTTGGATGTTTTGGAAATGAACATAAAAGGACAAAAATGA
- a CDS encoding glycosyltransferase family 9 protein, which translates to MKRVIIFHNGGIGDTIMATPMMQMLYDNGYTIDLLLHSSLNKTIITGLNIFENIYVIDKKSHLFFFALRNFKKYDYLIGTVGADVKKLQKLSLLIGAKKWFGKYNEKNRHRIDENIDVVRDLLQKNQIKRDPYVYLQENEKIIEKYIEKYRKNIGFAIGSGKNQKFKRWDIENYKKLFEKYQDENILVFIGPDETDLKKQLKECKNITVVDESLINTIAIINHLDLLVGNDNGLMHIGYALKKKTLTLYGMTNRLEIGGYDERINHSIDLELPCRESGCFDSKIWGIRCIKASFECLDKITPKMVENKIEAILKENV; encoded by the coding sequence GTGAAGCGGGTAATAATTTTTCATAACGGCGGTATTGGTGATACCATTATGGCTACGCCTATGATGCAGATGCTTTATGATAATGGTTATACCATTGATCTTTTATTGCACTCTTCGCTTAATAAAACAATCATTACTGGACTCAATATATTTGAAAATATTTATGTAATTGATAAAAAGAGTCATTTATTCTTTTTTGCGTTAAGAAATTTTAAAAAATATGACTATCTCATAGGGACTGTAGGAGCAGATGTCAAAAAACTTCAAAAGCTTTCACTTTTGATAGGTGCAAAAAAGTGGTTTGGCAAATATAATGAAAAAAATCGACATAGAATCGATGAAAATATAGATGTTGTTAGAGATTTACTTCAAAAAAATCAAATCAAAAGAGATCCTTATGTCTATTTGCAAGAAAATGAGAAAATAATCGAAAAATATATTGAAAAATATAGAAAAAATATAGGTTTTGCAATAGGAAGTGGAAAGAATCAGAAATTTAAAAGATGGGACATTGAAAACTATAAAAAGTTATTTGAAAAGTATCAAGATGAAAATATCTTGGTCTTTATCGGCCCAGACGAGACAGATTTAAAAAAGCAGTTAAAAGAGTGTAAAAATATTACAGTTGTTGATGAATCTTTAATCAATACCATAGCGATAATCAACCATCTGGATCTTCTTGTGGGAAATGACAATGGATTGATGCATATCGGATATGCATTGAAAAAAAAGACGTTGACTCTTTATGGGATGACCAATAGATTGGAAATTGGCGGTTACGATGAGAGGATCAACCACTCTATCGATTTAGAGCTTCCTTGCCGAGAGAGTGGATGTTTTGATTCAAAGATTTGGGGAATTCGGTGTATTAAAGCCTCTTTTGAGTGTCTTGATAAGATCACTCCAAAAATGGTCGAGAATAAAATAGAAGCTATTTTAAAGGAAAATGTGTGA
- a CDS encoding glycosyltransferase: MKILFIPHVPNKKVINRVYELAKNSRGIVLDWHIDNSSLKDKIFSQISTLLNTISLTDSKLSMPLLFKPDSLASKINTLLLNKVIKKYNIDVVVNANALLFDVQNIEVPVIYDLVDDHLTQNISIGLTETRVKKIEKDIKYAKGVVCVTEAIEEKVKKIHSKTITIDNGVYIEKFEKARSLKKKFGLENKKVFGYIGGVEEWTGIEKACEAYIQIKNSQTAMMVVGDSKSGFFQNIKKKFQNDIIFTETIAPDEVANYFKTLDIGLIPFELNDFTNNAFPIKALEYGLGGAQVIATPLKVLEQKRLPYIQFCPIEDFPNWMQKIEKKEFSYDFTPYSWQNQAQKLVRFIKDVL; the protein is encoded by the coding sequence ATGAAAATACTTTTTATCCCCCACGTACCAAATAAAAAAGTCATCAATAGGGTGTATGAATTGGCAAAAAATAGTAGAGGAATTGTTTTAGATTGGCATATAGACAATAGCTCTTTAAAAGATAAGATATTTTCCCAAATAAGTACACTTTTAAACACTATATCTTTAACAGATAGTAAACTTTCTATGCCACTTCTTTTTAAACCAGATTCTTTGGCCTCAAAAATCAACACTTTGTTGTTAAATAAAGTGATCAAAAAATATAATATAGATGTTGTGGTTAATGCCAATGCCCTTTTATTTGATGTGCAAAATATTGAAGTTCCTGTAATTTATGATCTGGTCGATGATCATTTAACCCAAAATATTTCTATTGGTTTGACTGAGACAAGAGTCAAAAAGATTGAAAAAGATATAAAGTACGCAAAAGGTGTTGTGTGTGTTACCGAAGCTATAGAAGAGAAAGTAAAGAAAATTCATTCAAAAACAATAACAATCGACAATGGCGTTTATATAGAAAAGTTTGAAAAAGCACGATCCTTAAAAAAAAAGTTTGGACTCGAAAACAAAAAAGTTTTTGGCTATATAGGAGGTGTCGAAGAGTGGACCGGGATAGAAAAAGCGTGTGAAGCGTATATACAAATAAAAAATTCTCAAACAGCAATGATGGTAGTTGGTGATTCCAAAAGTGGTTTTTTCCAAAATATTAAAAAAAAATTTCAAAACGATATTATTTTTACCGAAACTATTGCTCCAGATGAAGTAGCAAACTACTTTAAAACTTTGGATATTGGTTTGATTCCATTTGAGCTCAACGATTTTACAAATAATGCCTTTCCTATCAAAGCATTGGAATATGGATTAGGTGGAGCGCAAGTCATTGCGACTCCTCTAAAAGTTTTAGAGCAAAAAAGACTTCCTTACATTCAATTTTGTCCAATAGAAGATTTTCCCAATTGGATGCAAAAAATTGAGAAAAAAGAGTTCTCTTATGATTTTACTCCCTATAGTTGGCAAAATCAGGCACAAAAACTTGTACGATTTATCAAGGATGTTTTGTGA
- a CDS encoding lipopolysaccharide biosynthesis protein codes for MKKLLLSSSFITVLVMGINFLFKIYLSYKISKHELGLFYTFMDLIAIGVMAFSGFKDSLVKTFDEEYFRGVVYWYLISFWGLFIIVCCFEVVYYTYFFEYKIFPLYYLIIMLFANGLAIFFSYFNASWKQYRVMLFENLFMVLGLVGSFFIFNFFLDDLRSLFIAFVFSYLIKVIFINKFSQFQFNYEKIALYKVRYFFKNNILTALMYFFSGLGISLASLIIIKLFHDIDFLSEYQVVIRSIFFSLVAIFVFPLNSFTFPEISRLVAQGMRKEIKRIDKKLIVYLSIFFLVIVVSLPLTPYMVQYIFPKEYEKSYKMLNLLLPTLPFLAYTTFSLNILKGFNRFDLALKVRVFGFLLFLSVVGLFCILHFDAKSVIYSFIISFLGMFLLALKYKKRLLDENTFYPPRTK; via the coding sequence ATGAAAAAACTTTTACTCTCTTCATCTTTTATCACTGTTTTAGTTATGGGTATAAATTTTTTATTTAAGATATATCTCTCTTATAAAATATCAAAACATGAGTTAGGTCTATTTTATACTTTTATGGATCTCATTGCTATTGGGGTAATGGCTTTTAGTGGATTTAAAGATAGTCTAGTTAAAACTTTCGATGAAGAATATTTCAGAGGTGTTGTTTATTGGTATTTAATCTCTTTTTGGGGACTTTTTATTATAGTTTGTTGTTTTGAGGTTGTTTATTATACATACTTTTTTGAATATAAAATATTTCCTCTTTATTATTTAATAATTATGCTATTTGCAAATGGTTTGGCGATATTTTTTTCCTATTTCAATGCTTCTTGGAAGCAGTATAGGGTTATGCTATTTGAAAATCTATTTATGGTATTGGGACTGGTTGGATCTTTTTTTATTTTCAACTTTTTTTTAGATGATTTACGTAGTCTCTTTATTGCATTTGTTTTTTCCTATCTTATAAAAGTTATTTTTATAAATAAATTTTCTCAATTTCAATTTAATTATGAAAAAATTGCCTTATATAAAGTAAGATATTTTTTCAAAAACAATATCTTAACGGCATTGATGTACTTTTTTAGTGGATTGGGAATAAGCCTGGCATCACTAATCATTATCAAACTTTTCCATGATATAGATTTTTTATCAGAATATCAAGTTGTCATTAGAAGTATCTTCTTTTCACTGGTTGCTATATTTGTTTTTCCCCTCAACAGTTTTACGTTTCCTGAGATATCCAGGCTTGTTGCTCAAGGTATGAGAAAAGAGATCAAAAGAATTGATAAAAAATTGATTGTTTATTTGAGCATCTTTTTTCTTGTAATTGTAGTAAGTCTTCCTCTTACACCATATATGGTACAATATATTTTTCCAAAAGAGTATGAAAAGAGTTACAAAATGCTAAATCTTCTTTTACCTACCCTTCCTTTTTTAGCATATACGACCTTTTCATTAAATATCCTTAAAGGATTTAATAGATTCGACTTGGCATTGAAAGTAAGAGTTTTTGGTTTTTTACTTTTTTTGTCTGTAGTAGGGCTGTTTTGTATATTACATTTTGATGCGAAAAGTGTGATTTACAGTTTTATTATAAGTTTTTTGGGAATGTTTTTATTAGCACTCAAATACAAAAAAAGACTGCTCGATGAAAATACTTTTTATCCCCCACGTACCAAATAA
- a CDS encoding CDP-alcohol phosphatidyltransferase family protein has translation MVIEKKHIEQVFKQRNWWDLIINLKISSIITQYLANKTTITPNQVTLLSFIVAIFAGVAFWKEYYILGAFLYQFSYILDIVDGALARVTHQTSKFGAFFDVFTDWIKAPILYVVLFLKFNQVYLLIVLLLLLFFNCLVNKYNDMLYYQGSKSITKDLENAHEKNLLKRYLLFMKEKHIQPFPSTIEVEALLLFFYPIFQHVIFVYMAFAILIFQFVLKFYAIIKKIQ, from the coding sequence ATGGTGATAGAGAAAAAACATATTGAGCAAGTCTTTAAACAGCGTAACTGGTGGGATTTGATAATAAATTTGAAAATATCATCAATTATTACTCAATACCTTGCTAATAAGACAACAATTACTCCAAATCAAGTAACTTTATTGAGTTTTATAGTAGCTATTTTTGCAGGAGTTGCTTTTTGGAAAGAGTATTATATTTTAGGTGCTTTTTTATATCAATTTAGCTATATTTTAGATATAGTAGATGGTGCATTGGCAAGAGTTACGCATCAAACATCAAAATTCGGTGCTTTTTTTGATGTTTTTACAGATTGGATAAAAGCTCCCATTTTATATGTGGTTTTGTTTCTTAAATTTAATCAAGTTTACTTGTTGATTGTGCTTCTATTGCTACTATTTTTTAATTGCTTGGTAAATAAATATAACGATATGCTCTATTATCAAGGAAGTAAAAGTATTACAAAAGATTTAGAAAATGCTCATGAGAAAAATTTGCTAAAAAGATATCTTCTTTTTATGAAAGAAAAACACATACAGCCATTTCCATCTACAATTGAAGTAGAAGCACTGCTATTATTTTTCTATCCAATATTTCAACATGTGATTTTTGTTTATATGGCTTTTGCAATTTTGATTTTCCAATTTGTTCTTAAGTTTTATGCGATAATCAAAAAAATACAATGA
- a CDS encoding CDP-alcohol phosphatidyltransferase family protein, protein MIIKYTDILSYYVYQKLAYQLTLFISKTKITPNQITIVSLLLGIFAAISFYYECKLLSFLLLHLSFLFDCVDGQLARATKQFSKKGTFLDNISDRIVENGILLVFVYKYNLSPGSLLIFLNMLYSYIQDILIYSQVQFEKLSKREKIVFSPIYFLNRSFVILFLSMSLFYSKILLFLLFLYAFGIVFYFYRIFKW, encoded by the coding sequence ATGATAATTAAGTATACAGATATCTTATCATATTATGTTTATCAAAAATTAGCGTATCAATTGACATTATTCATATCAAAAACTAAAATAACTCCAAATCAAATAACGATAGTAAGTTTATTACTAGGTATATTTGCTGCAATATCTTTTTATTATGAGTGTAAACTTTTATCATTTTTATTGTTGCATCTATCTTTTTTATTCGATTGTGTAGATGGACAGCTAGCCCGTGCTACAAAGCAATTTTCTAAAAAAGGTACTTTTTTAGATAATATCTCTGATAGAATTGTAGAAAATGGAATACTGTTAGTATTTGTTTATAAATATAATCTTTCTCCAGGTAGTTTATTAATATTTTTAAATATGTTGTATTCATATATTCAAGATATTTTAATTTATTCTCAGGTGCAATTTGAAAAATTGAGTAAAAGGGAAAAAATTGTATTTTCACCTATCTATTTTTTGAATAGGAGTTTTGTTATTTTATTTTTAAGTATGAGTCTGTTTTATTCAAAAATATTACTGTTTCTGTTGTTTTTATATGCATTTGGGATAGTTTTCTATTTTTATAGGATATTTAAATGGTGA
- a CDS encoding adenylyltransferase/cytidyltransferase family protein has product MKRVITYGTFDMFHIGHLNLLKRAKALGDELYVGVSTDEFNKLKNKDIFIPYEDRAEIVKSIKYVDFIFPEISWEQKIEDIKKYNIDIFVMGSDWKGKFDYLQQYCQVIYLDRTDNISTTLLKDRLKKYLDINVENLKKLQCEVEKLIKHFE; this is encoded by the coding sequence ATGAAACGGGTGATAACATATGGAACATTTGATATGTTTCATATAGGTCATTTAAATCTATTAAAAAGAGCTAAAGCTTTAGGGGATGAGCTATATGTTGGAGTATCAACAGATGAGTTTAATAAATTAAAAAATAAAGATATCTTTATTCCATATGAGGATAGAGCAGAAATTGTTAAAAGTATTAAATATGTCGATTTTATATTTCCTGAGATTAGTTGGGAGCAAAAAATTGAAGATATAAAAAAATATAATATTGATATTTTTGTGATGGGAAGTGATTGGAAAGGGAAATTTGATTATTTACAGCAATATTGTCAGGTAATATATTTAGACAGAACAGATAATATTTCAACAACTCTATTAAAAGATAGGTTGAAAAAATATTTAGATATTAATGTAGAAAATTTGAAAAAACTTCAATGTGAAGTTGAAAAACTTATAAAGCATTTTGAATGA
- a CDS encoding methyltransferase domain-containing protein has translation MKQKLYKIYGFLHTLKYPDILKASIKSLFDETVFDNATHLKIAADWLLFMQNEDSGYSRKFSFLSGRDKSYIETTGYIIPSMWRVGEYVKEDSYIKSAKKAGEWLLKVQNEDGSFSEIDYNKPFAFDTGQCLIGLNFLYEKTKDSQYFEAAKKAAYWLANNQEADGRWERVAYNKQPHTYYSRVAAAMYMYGNLANDEEIKKAALKNIEWVLSRQDKNGFFQLSSFLEGVPPFLHTLIYVLEGLLDIYAINRDKKILEAVLKNANRFKEINLHRDLILCSQYDSNFTCVNKERCVTGLAQWAGVAMRLFKITNDEDYKKCAINTLFYLKAKQLKSSIMQGGFSASIPFWGKYGGFDFVNWTNKFFIDALLEYENLSREIEQENFVKTAFNISSDVVTNNLSYMDKEYIKRLKNILPKDKKVKVLDVGCGKGVIINELRKGFKNIEFFGIDPIFEEKYILKGSVYNIPFKENFFDMVMAFEVLQHTYIDSALKEIKRVLKNNGEIIIGERNPYSILGILKPILEFKGKWMYSFDSPFREKWYSKNEWEKILKENGFKVENIEVIEGNGKRFVNRYYCIRGIVL, from the coding sequence TTGAAGCAGAAATTGTATAAAATTTATGGATTTTTACATACCTTAAAATATCCAGATATTTTAAAAGCTTCTATAAAATCTTTGTTTGATGAAACTGTTTTTGATAATGCAACCCATCTCAAAATAGCTGCTGATTGGCTACTTTTTATGCAAAATGAAGATAGCGGATATAGTAGGAAATTTTCATTTTTAAGTGGAAGAGATAAGAGCTATATTGAAACCACGGGGTATATCATACCATCGATGTGGAGAGTTGGGGAGTATGTAAAAGAAGATAGCTATATAAAATCTGCTAAAAAAGCAGGAGAGTGGTTGTTAAAAGTACAAAACGAAGATGGAAGTTTTAGTGAAATTGATTATAACAAACCTTTTGCTTTTGATACTGGTCAATGTTTAATAGGGCTTAATTTTTTGTATGAAAAAACAAAAGATTCTCAATATTTTGAAGCAGCGAAAAAAGCAGCATACTGGCTAGCGAATAACCAAGAAGCCGATGGCAGATGGGAAAGAGTTGCTTACAACAAACAGCCTCATACCTACTATTCACGTGTAGCTGCTGCGATGTATATGTATGGAAATTTAGCAAATGATGAGGAGATTAAAAAAGCAGCTTTAAAAAATATTGAGTGGGTTTTAAGTAGACAGGATAAAAACGGTTTTTTTCAACTTTCTTCTTTTTTAGAGGGTGTACCACCTTTTTTGCATACTCTCATTTATGTTTTAGAAGGGTTGCTAGATATTTATGCAATAAATAGAGATAAAAAGATTTTAGAAGCAGTTTTGAAAAATGCGAATCGATTCAAAGAGATTAATCTCCATCGAGATTTGATATTATGTTCTCAATATGATAGTAATTTCACTTGTGTAAACAAAGAAAGATGTGTGACAGGTCTTGCTCAATGGGCTGGAGTCGCTATGAGGCTTTTTAAAATAACTAATGATGAGGATTATAAAAAGTGCGCGATCAATACTCTTTTTTATCTTAAAGCAAAGCAGCTTAAAAGCTCAATTATGCAAGGCGGATTTAGTGCTTCTATTCCTTTTTGGGGAAAATACGGGGGCTTTGATTTTGTCAATTGGACGAATAAGTTTTTTATAGATGCTTTGTTGGAATATGAAAATTTAAGTAGAGAAATTGAACAAGAAAATTTTGTAAAAACTGCTTTCAATATTTCCTCTGATGTAGTAACGAATAATTTATCTTATATGGATAAAGAGTATATCAAAAGATTAAAGAATATTTTGCCAAAAGATAAAAAGGTAAAAGTGCTTGATGTTGGATGTGGGAAGGGAGTGATTATAAATGAATTAAGAAAAGGGTTTAAAAATATTGAGTTTTTTGGAATAGACCCTATCTTTGAAGAAAAATATATTTTAAAAGGTAGTGTCTATAATATTCCATTTAAAGAAAATTTTTTTGATATGGTTATGGCTTTTGAAGTATTACAACATACTTATATTGATAGTGCTTTAAAAGAGATTAAAAGAGTATTAAAAAATAATGGTGAGATAATTATAGGAGAAAGAAATCCTTATTCTATTTTAGGAATATTAAAGCCTATTTTGGAATTCAAAGGCAAATGGATGTATTCTTTTGATTCTCCTTTTAGAGAAAAATGGTATAGTAAAAATGAGTGGGAAAAAATTTTAAAAGAAAATGGATTTAAAGTAGAAAATATTGAAGTTATTGAAGGAAATGGAAAGAGATTTGTAAATAGATATTATTGTATAAGAGGGATAGTTTTATGA
- the wecB gene encoding non-hydrolyzing UDP-N-acetylglucosamine 2-epimerase translates to MAPVVKALQSQKSFTTKVCVTAQHRQMLDQVLKLFEIAPEYDLNIMKSGQDLYDVTSNVLFGLKNVLSDFQPDIVLVHGDTTTTFAASLAAFYQKIRVGHVEAGLRTYNLYTPWPEEANRELTGVLATYHFAPTKSAKENLIRENRDPKSIIVTGNTVIDALFLVLKKIENDKNLQNKIIDAINRQYKLQDNKKIILVTGHRRENFGEGFKNICEALKTIALQNPDVDIVYPVHLNPNVQKPVKEILSNTPNIHLIEPLTYEEFVYFMDRSYFIITDSGGIQEEAPSLGKPVLVMRETTERPEAVAAGTVKLVGTDKEKIVKEAQKLIEKKQEYEKMAKAHNPYGDGGASERIKEFLIEAEIV, encoded by the coding sequence ATGGCACCTGTGGTAAAAGCTTTGCAAAGCCAAAAGAGTTTTACTACAAAAGTTTGCGTCACAGCACAGCACCGCCAAATGCTCGATCAAGTACTTAAACTCTTTGAAATAGCACCAGAATATGATCTTAATATTATGAAGAGTGGACAAGATCTCTATGATGTTACATCAAATGTGCTTTTTGGTTTAAAGAATGTACTTAGTGACTTTCAACCAGATATTGTTTTAGTACATGGAGATACAACAACAACATTTGCAGCGAGCCTTGCAGCATTCTATCAAAAAATAAGAGTTGGGCATGTAGAAGCAGGTCTGAGGACATATAATCTCTACACTCCCTGGCCAGAAGAGGCAAATAGAGAGCTTACAGGAGTACTGGCTACCTATCACTTTGCACCAACAAAGAGTGCTAAAGAAAATCTCATAAGAGAAAATAGAGATCCAAAAAGTATTATAGTAACTGGTAATACTGTGATTGATGCACTATTTTTGGTACTTAAAAAAATAGAAAATGATAAAAATCTTCAAAATAAAATCATCGATGCTATTAATAGACAATACAAATTGCAAGATAATAAAAAGATCATTCTTGTTACAGGACATAGAAGAGAAAATTTTGGAGAGGGATTTAAAAATATTTGTGAAGCTTTAAAAACTATTGCTCTGCAAAATCCAGATGTCGATATAGTCTATCCTGTTCACCTCAATCCAAATGTACAAAAACCAGTAAAAGAGATACTCTCTAATACCCCAAATATCCATCTCATTGAGCCACTAACTTATGAAGAGTTTGTCTATTTTATGGATAGATCATACTTTATCATTACAGATAGTGGAGGAATACAAGAAGAGGCTCCATCTCTTGGAAAACCAGTGCTAGTTATGCGTGAGACAACAGAGAGACCAGAAGCTGTAGCAGCGGGAACTGTGAAACTAGTGGGAACTGATAAAGAAAAGATAGTCAAAGAGGCACAAAAGCTCATAGAAAAGAAACAAGAATATGAAAAAATGGCAAAGGCTCACAATCCTTATGGAGATGGAGGAGCAAGTGAGAGAATCAAGGAGTTTTTGATTGAAGCAGAAATTGTATAA